The following are encoded together in the Osmia lignaria lignaria isolate PbOS001 chromosome 13, iyOsmLign1, whole genome shotgun sequence genome:
- the LOC143305995 gene encoding protein stoned-A-like, with translation MHKLAKGLKKKKKQKKGKKGAEEEEFDPEELERYRRERAEAQQKAEQSGEQSNTAATSDEWKKFEALTAGVDSILKKTQGDLDRIKSTSFFQRKPPLEEEKKKEEQDKEGTEKSSSKKWVGFDEDGNPIEEEPPDFEGKGKRKEEKPLVNEDGFVDVPEDEDEPEDSGDEDIFDTTYVDVLQNIDVQLAYIPDSPTEQEAGDDPFDTTNADKVLKTVDRKGNKLVSLGNAVEVLSGRIDYVSSCKISKGRRPRLQQDLLLDDFEEVEKPEDSNAVSAPVEVEKTLLDDDNDLPDIPVDLTKLPPVLPRPASPAVTQDNTAVEKEPSNGPPLDISEFEVLKEKTILEEIPDLDEAEFDLTSAPEDPVLLEEAEDPFGSKGPDAVDFQSEIIEASFEAATFVDEEDPFDTTFADNILPGKTELKFIEKELEELPVSEVTISLTDPAGLNRDYETGGLLTEANGIRSNGLLGKKDLLGGSTTDLSQLTDEPIAPVEDISYVDPFDTSAVKEIPPGRTELKFLEKELLGEETKLTSSLEDDDFDPRKDEQPVAPVQAAPPNAPPRPALPPTPAKPTFKVDFGEDEDEATTVESSDLGRRTSRPEVLELAPAKAVAFELPTPSKRPDLLATSEEEKALPSKPLTPYYSQKSIDEGLPIEEEEVDVDPFDTSFVAKVAPGKTELKLIESELLKQETKLPHSLSDHDFDPRAEVEPTRRQSDFTASSVRPSNLKISEAQSTGLQKFKEQNQPKQPKRQESLLDAEIEVDAKPLTPRIEAKPIEEEVLSYEDPFDTSIATNILPGKAELKILESELQQIPEEIPVRPASIALTAIVSSTVPEIDDFDPRAEERKESKDFLCIDDQDPGAKVLTPVQNESFSLDEEVDPFDTSFATIGPGKTELKLLESELMEQ, from the coding sequence ATGCACAAGCTAGCCAAAGgcctgaagaagaagaaaaagcagaAGAAGGGTAAGAAGGGGGCAGAGGAAGAGGAGTTCGATCCGGAGGAGCTCGAGCGTTACAGACGCGAGCGGGCGGAGGCCCAGCAGAAAGCCGAGCAGTCTGGCGAACAGTCCAACACCGCCGCCACCTCCGACGAGTGGAAGAAATTCGAGGCGTTAACAGCCGGTGTCGATTCGATTCTCAAGAAGACCCAGGGTGATCTAGATCGTATCAAATCCACATCATTTTTTCAACGTAAACCACCGTtagaggaggagaagaagaaggaggagcaGGATAAAGAGGGGACCGAGAAATCGTCCTCGAAAAAGTGGGTAGGTTTCGACGAGGACGGGAATCCAATCGAAGAGGAACCACCAGACTTCGAAGGGAAAGGAAAGAGGAAGGAGGAGAAACCGTTGGTGAACGAGGACGGTTTCGTGGATGTCCCGGAAGACGAAGATGAACCGGAGGACTCTGGCGACGAGGACATATTCGACACCACTTATGTGGATGTTCTCCAGAACATCGACGTTCAATTAGCTTACATTCCGGACAGCCCTACCGAGCAAGAGGCAGGAGACGACCCTTTCGACACCACCAACGCGGACAAGGTACTAAAGACCGTCGACAGAAAAGGGAACAAGTTAGTGAGTCTAGGAAACGCGGTCGAGGTACTCTCCGGGAGGATCGACTATGTCAGTTCTTGCAAGATCTCGAAAGGTAGACGGCCGAGACTTCAGCAGGATCTGTTGTTAGACGATTTCGAGGAAGTTGAGAAACCGGAGGACAGTAACGCGGTCTCGGCACCTGTCGAGGTTGAGAAAACCTTGCTGGACGATGACAACGATCTTCCGGATATTCCTGTGGATCTGACCAAGCTTCCGCCCGTCTTACCAAGACCAGCCAGCCCTGCTGTCACTCAGGACAACACCGCCGTCGAGAAGGAACCATCGAACGGACCGCCTCTGGACATCTCAGAATTCGAGGTGTTGAAGGAGAAGACCATCTTAGAGGAAATTCCTGACTTGGACGAGGCCGAATTTGATTTAACCTCTGCGCCCGAAGATCCGGTGCTTCTCGAGGAGGCTGAAGATCCATTTGGGAGCAAAGGACCGGACGCGGTTGACTTCCAGTCGGAGATAATCGAAGCTAGTTTCGAGGCAGCTACCTTCGTCGACGAGGAGGATCCTTTCGACACCACTTTCGCCGATAATATCCTTCCTGGCAAGACTGAGTTGAAGTTCATCGAAAAGGAATTGGAAGAGTTGCCTGTGTCGGAGGTGACGATATCGTTGACCGATCCTGCCGGTCTGAACAGGGATTACGAGACTGGTGGTTTGCTCACAGAAGCGAACGGGATAAGAAGCAATGGTTTGCTAGGCAAGAAAGACCTTTTAGGAGGATCGACGACCGATCTCAGTCAGCTGACCGACGAACCTATAGCACCGGTTGAAGACATCAGCTACGTTGATCCATTCGACACCTCGGCCGTCAAGGAAATTCCACCTGGTAGAACGGAACTGAAGTTCCTCGAGAAAGAACTACTTGGCGAAGAGACGAAACTTACCAGCTCCCTAGAGGACGACGACTTTGACCCCAGAAAGGACGAGCAACCAGTAGCCCCGGTCCAAGCGGCTCCCCCCAACGCTCCACCGAGGCCAGCTCTTCCACCTACGCCAGCTAAACCAACTTTCAAAGTCGATTTCGGCGAAGACGAGGACGAAGCTACGACAGTAGAATCCAGTGATCTTGGACGAAGAACATCCAGGCCGGAGGTGCTTGAGTTAGCCCCTGCCAAGGCGGTTGCCTTCGAGTTACCAACACCGTCCAAGCGACCCGATCTCCTCGCTACCagcgaagaagaaaaagcgTTACCCTCGAAACCGCTCACTCCATATTACTCCCAAAAGTCAATCGACGAAGGTCTGCCCATCGAAGAAGAGGAAGTTGACGTGGATCCCTTCGACACGAGCTTCGTGGCCAAAGTAGCTCCAGGAAAAACTGAGCTGAAGTTGATCGAGTCTGAACTGTTGAAGCAGGAAACGAAGTTGCCTCACAGCTTGAGCGATCACGATTTCGACCCCAGGGCGGAGGTAGAGCCAACCAGGAGGCAGAGCGACTTCACGGCTAGCTCCGTTAGGCCCAGCAACTTGAAGATCAGCGAAGCCCAGAGTACGGGCCTGCAAAAATTCAAAGAGCAGAATCAACCGAAACAGCCAAAGAGACAAGAAAGCTTACTGGACGCTGAGATCGAAGTAGACGCCAAGCCACTTACCCCTAGAATCGAGGCGAAGCCCATCGAGGAGGAAGTACTTTCTTACGAGGACCCCTTCGATACTTCCATCGCCACCAATATCCTTCCTGGTAAGGCGGAGTTAAAGATTTTAGAGAGTGAATTGCAACAAATACCTGAAGAGATACCTGTACGTCCGGCAAGCATCGCTTTGACGGCAATCGTCAGCAGCACCGTTCCAGAGATAGACGACTTTGATCCCAGGGCAGAGGAGAGGAAGGAATCGAAAGACTTCTTGTGTATCGACGACCAAGATCCCGGGGCGAAGGTACTCACCCCTGTACAGAACGAGAGCTTTAGTTTAGACGAGGAAGTGGATCCTTTCGACACCAGTTTCGCTACCATTGGACCAGGAAAGACCGAGCTTAAACTATTAGAGTCCGAATTGATGGAGCAGTAG